GGCATAGGGCATCATACCGACGCGCCAGGCGGGCGATTTCGGCTACAGGCGCACGCACACCGGTGGAGGTCTCCACGTGGGTCACTAACACAGCCTTGTAGCGCTGTTGTTTCAATTCGCTCTCTACTGTGCTCAGCGGTACGATCTCCCCAGGCTCAGTCAGCAGCTCCCTCACCTCTGCTCCATACCGTTGCGCTATCTTAGCGAAGCGCTCCCCCCATTTTCCATGGTTCAGAGCCAGCACCCTATCCCCAACCTGCAAGGTATTAACTATGGCCGACTCCAGCCCAAGCGTCCCTGAGCCAGCCATAATGATCACCGCGCCCCGTGTCTGCATGACCGCTTTCAAGTCAGCGATAGTGTCAAGAAGTATCTGGGCGAACTCCTTGCTGGTGAAGGAGAGGGTATCCTGGCTCAGGGCGCGCAAGATCCGGGCATCCACTGGGGTAGGGCCCGGGATCATAAGCAAAGGAACACTTCTCATTGGCGTCTCCCTTTATTCGCTCACTCGGCTACAAGGAGCGTACTCTCAAGAGGGAAGACCATCTCTATGGCCTCCTCCGGACACTCCAGCTTACATACCCCGCACTGCCAGCACTCCTCTGGATACTTGAGTACTACTTCTCCATCTTCCAGCCTGAGCACATCCTCAGGGCAATACTCAATACAAATTCCACAGCCGGTACACAGCTCTGGGTTTACCTTTGGTGGCATGTCAGGACCTCCCATAAATTATTGGAATGGGTCTTTGCGTGACCCTGATTCCTTCCCCATCCTTTTGCAGGACCACAAACTTGAGCCAGTTCTCATCGTTCCGCGCGGGGTATTCCCTGCGCTCAAAGTAGGGAAGGTGTCTGCTCTCCTTCCTTTCCAGAGAGGCGACGATGCACATGCGGGCCACATCCAAAAGGCTTTGCACCTCAGCAGTGCGGTAGGCCTCATGGCTGTCCCTGGCGATCAATCTGTGATTGGCGACCTCGGTGAGTTCCTCCACCTTTCGAAGGGCGTAGCGCAAGCCGCTCTCTGTGCGCGGTCTCTCCACCTGTTCAGACATAATCTGTTGCAGTAGCCCCTGCACCTCTGTCCATCTTAGCCCCTCCTGGCGCTGAAGGGGTGTCTCCAGCCGTCGTCGTTCGGCAGAGACCTGCTGGGGGTCGATCTGACCATGGGCCACATTGCTGGCGTAGGTAGCAGCACCTTCCCCAGCCTTCCATCCCATTGTGATAGCTCCCGGCATCCCAGCCTCGGCGACACCGCCCATAGCATCCCCGGCAGCGTAGAGTCCAGGCAGAGAGGCCCGGCCATAGCGATCGATGATCAGCCCACTGCGCCCGTCGCGGAGGTCATACTCAGTGATTCCCACGGCTAGCCTGGTCGCCTTACGAAACAGGCCGGATTGCTTCAGGTACTCCAGGAACATAGGGACCTCGCTGCCCAGACCCATCTCTACCCATTTCCAATTTTCGTCGGCGATGCCCGATGTATCGACGAAGAGAGGGCCGTTTCCTTCCTCGATTTCGCGGAGGAAGTTGGCCGCAAATTTGAAGCGGAGATGGGTTTTGGCAAAGGGCTCTCCCTTGACGTTGACTAACTTACCGCCAACATAAGTGAAATTGCCAATGGTCCCTGGTCTGAAAGACTTAGGCGCTGCCGTGCCCTCGGAAAATTCCATACAAGTCAGCTCGGCTCCGGCATGGAAGGCCATGGCAAAACCATCGCCCGTATCAGATGGCGCGGCGAAGGTGCTGAAGGGACGTCCCGAGGGGGTGTGATAGATTCGGGTTGCACCACCTGTAGTAATGACTACTGCTTTGGACTGGATCACAGTGAAGCAGTTCTGGCGATGGTTAAACACGAGGGCACCGATGACCCTCCCCTTGTCCGTAAGCAGACGGGTGGCCATACTCCGTTCCAGAACCCTGACCTTGCGTTTGCGGGCCTCCTCGGCCAATACGCGTTTGATGTTGTGCCCAGCAAAATGAATGCTCAGGTCGAAGGGATGAATGAAAGGTTCACCAACCCAGCGATATTCACCGTTAGCGGCGCGCATGTTGACCCCCCAGGTTTCGAGGTCCTTAACTCTCTCGAAGCTTTCCGTAACGATGGTGTGGAGAACCTCTTGATCCACCAGATATTCCACATTTTCAGCGTATTGCCGGATGAGCTGCTCGGCCGTCACACCCCTGTCAGGGGGTAACGTCCAGAAGTGATCCAGTCCCGTAGCGGCGCAGCCACTCCTTTCCGGCTTACACTTTTCCACTAAGGTCACATCCAGAGGGTATTCGCTGGCCTTTATCGCCGCCATACAGCCAGCCAGTCCACCACCTAACACCAATACATCTGTTTGTAGGGATCGTTCTTCGAATCTCATCTTGGCGATCTCCTCGAAATGATTATTTATGGGATACCCTCACCCCCTGACCCCCTCTCCCGTCCTTCCCGTCCGGGAGAGGGGGGATCGAGGCTAGGGCGGAGCCCTAGAACCCTCCCAGAAGGGGATGACCCCCTTCTGGACTACCCCCGTCTGAGAGGTGATTGAGGGCTAGGGCGGAGCCCTATCCTTCTTCGAAGGACTCCCAGAAGAGGGCAACCCCCTTCTGGACTACCCCCCAGCGCTCCAGCGGGAGGCTGTAAAGTGTTGCTACTGGACCCGCAATACCGGCTAAATCAGAGTGACCACCTCCGCCGCCCTCTCCACCAGCTCCCCCGAGCGTACCAGGTTGAAGATCTGCTCGATATCAGGGGCGAGGATACGATCCTCCGTCAATGGAGCCACCTTGCTCCGGATAAGGTCGTAGGCTACCGCCACTCCCCGTCCAAGATGGCCTGGCTGACGAAGGTCCAAGGCCTGCGCCGCGGCCAGCAGCTCGATGGCTACCACATACTGCGTGTTGGTGAGTATATCCCACCCTTTGCGTGCGGCGATTGTCCCCATGCTCACGTGATCTTCCTGTCCGGCCGAGGTGGGAATGGAATCGACGCTGGCCGGGGAAGCCAGTATCTTATTCTCAGAGACGAGCGCTGCTGCTGTATATTGGGTGAGCATCAGCCCCGAATTGAGTCCGCTGTTTCGTGTCAGGAAGGTTGGTAATTCATTAAAGACGGGATTCAGTAGTTTGTCAAGCCTTCGCTCCGATATGCTGGCGATCTCAGCGAGAGCGATACCCAAAAGATCCAGGGCCATGGCCACTGGCTCACCATGGAAGTTCCCCCCGGATATGACCAGGCCGTCGCTCGGAAAAAGGAGGGGGTTATCTGTCGCCGAATTCATCTCCGTGGTTAGAATACCTTTGACGAAGGCGATAGCTTCTCTGGATGCCCCATGCACCTGAGGGATGCAGCGCAAACTGTAGGGATCTTGGACCCTATTTGTGTTGGGCATCCTGTAGAGATCGCTATCCTCTAGTAGTGAGCGCAGGTTGAAGGCACACTGTGCCTGACCCTGGTGGGGGCGAAGGGAGTGAATTCTACTGTCGAAAGCGATAGGATCCGCTCTAAGGGCTTCACTGGTCATAGCTGCGGCGATGTCGGCTGTTTTAAGCAAATATTCCCCATCGTGTGCGGTCAGTATGCCCAGAGCGGTCATCACCTGCGTCCCAT
The Chloroflexota bacterium DNA segment above includes these coding regions:
- a CDS encoding ferredoxin family protein; protein product: MPPKVNPELCTGCGICIEYCPEDVLRLEDGEVVLKYPEECWQCGVCKLECPEEAIEMVFPLESTLLVAE
- a CDS encoding FAD-dependent oxidoreductase — protein: MRFEERSLQTDVLVLGGGLAGCMAAIKASEYPLDVTLVEKCKPERSGCAATGLDHFWTLPPDRGVTAEQLIRQYAENVEYLVDQEVLHTIVTESFERVKDLETWGVNMRAANGEYRWVGEPFIHPFDLSIHFAGHNIKRVLAEEARKRKVRVLERSMATRLLTDKGRVIGALVFNHRQNCFTVIQSKAVVITTGGATRIYHTPSGRPFSTFAAPSDTGDGFAMAFHAGAELTCMEFSEGTAAPKSFRPGTIGNFTYVGGKLVNVKGEPFAKTHLRFKFAANFLREIEEGNGPLFVDTSGIADENWKWVEMGLGSEVPMFLEYLKQSGLFRKATRLAVGITEYDLRDGRSGLIIDRYGRASLPGLYAAGDAMGGVAEAGMPGAITMGWKAGEGAATYASNVAHGQIDPQQVSAERRRLETPLQRQEGLRWTEVQGLLQQIMSEQVERPRTESGLRYALRKVEELTEVANHRLIARDSHEAYRTAEVQSLLDVARMCIVASLERKESRHLPYFERREYPARNDENWLKFVVLQKDGEGIRVTQRPIPIIYGRS
- the hutH gene encoding histidine ammonia-lyase — translated: MAGSSEAAPGRTAQKVGFEPEIVLDGQSLTIKDVIAVARYDKKVALSSDARRGVLESYEMVQRLVEQQSTVYGVTTGFGHLCNVPISAKDARTLQRNLILSHSAGVGPALEEVVVRAIMLLRANALAKGHSGVSPEVISTLIAMLNAGVHPLIPAKGSVGASGDLAPLSHMVLVMLGEGEAIYRGQHLKGREALERCGIAPVQLGPKEGLALINGTQVMTALGILTAHDGEYLLKTADIAAAMTSEALRADPIAFDSRIHSLRPHQGQAQCAFNLRSLLEDSDLYRMPNTNRVQDPYSLRCIPQVHGASREAIAFVKGILTTEMNSATDNPLLFPSDGLVISGGNFHGEPVAMALDLLGIALAEIASISERRLDKLLNPVFNELPTFLTRNSGLNSGLMLTQYTAAALVSENKILASPASVDSIPTSAGQEDHVSMGTIAARKGWDILTNTQYVVAIELLAAAQALDLRQPGHLGRGVAVAYDLIRSKVAPLTEDRILAPDIEQIFNLVRSGELVERAAEVVTLI